AAAATGTCTTCATCGAAAACGTGAGCGCCCTTGATATGGTCGATACTAGAAAAATTTTGATCGTTGCTGAAAACAACAAGATAAGATACCTGAGCGATGCTAAATTTGTCTCTGAGCCAAGTGAGATGGTCTATAAGTCGCTCGTAAAAGGGCTTTACTCAAACTGCGCTGCAAAGCCGATATTTTCGCCAAATGCAAAGGATCTTAGGCTAAAAGTTAGCATCATCTCACTTCAAATAAGAGGCGACAAAGCCGAAGTTTCGCTAGCTTACGAGCTATTTAACGCAAACACTTCGCTAAAATCAGGCATGATAACAAAAGAAATTTTCTGCCCAGACCCAAGCTCAAGCACTATTTTTGATACGATAAACAAGGCTACAAATTTAGCTATCGATACTTTAATCTCTGAAATAATCTACTAAAATTTTCTTAAATTTTTTGGCTGTGAAAGCTTAAATTTACAGCCAAAAATAGCTTATTTTAAAGACCTTTTGTTATAATGTGGCTTTAAAATACGGAGAATTAATGAAAAAAATTTTAATAATCGCAGATGGAGCTTTTGCAAGAAATTTTTTAGATAGACTTCTTGGAGCAAAGTCAAATTTACACCACTACATCGTTGTTTCAAACGAAGACCTTAGTCAAAAGGCAAATTATGAAAATTTCACATTTTATCAGTTTGACCCAACGAGCCTTTCAAAGCTAAAGAGCATAAGCGACGGCTATTTTAGCCAGTTTTGTATAGTGAGCGACAACGAAAAAGAGGCGGTTGCTGTTTATGAAAATTTAAGACAGATCAGCACAAAGACTGAGACCATTTTTATGAACTCGTGGGAGCTAGATGAAAAGTGCAAGGAGACTTTCGCGAGCGACAAGCATCTAAGCGTGGTTGATATAAGAGATATCGCAGCTTCAAGGCTTATGGACTATCTGCCAGACATGCCTGTATATGCTGATAATATCGGCTTTAGCGAGGGCGAGATCATGGAGGTTAAAGTGCCAATAGGCAGCTCATACATGTATCGTCACATCAGCTCAGTCGCGCAGAAAAAGTGGCGTATAGCGCTCATTTATAGGGGTAATGAGATCATCTTGCCAAAGCCAAATTTGATGATACAGCCAAGCGACATCTTGCTGATCGTTGGCGATCCAAACGTGCTTCAAAACGTCTACCGCTCGATAAAACGCGAGAGTGGGCAGTTCCCAAGCCCATTTGGTAGCAACATCTACACGCTAATAGATATGAAGTCAATGAGCAAAGAGCGCGTTAGCAAGCTAATAAAAGATAGCCTATATGTACATTCAAAGCTAAATAACAAACGCCTTATCTTTAGGGTGATAAACCCAACTTTAGGCGAAAATTTAGAGACGTTAAAGGCGATAAAAGAGAAAAATATCCTTGTTTTGATGGATTATTTTAATAGCGACAATAAATCGATAAAAGATGACGTTTTAAAGCACGACATCGGACTAATCATAAGCGATAATAAATACTTTTTTAAATTTCAAAAGCTATTTTATGAGCTTAAAATCCCAGTGCTAAAAACGGGTAAAATTTTGCTCTCAAAGGTAAAAGAGGGCGTGATACTAGGCGATCAAAGCCAAGAGGTAGAAAATCAATCAGCTGTCATTACAGACTGCTGCGCGCAGCTTGATTTGGAGATGAGATTTTACTATTTTGATAACAAACATAGCGACGATGAGGCGCTAAAAGAGCACTTTGAGAGTATTAGCACACTCTTTTCAAAGCGCATAAAGATAGAAAATCACAGCCTTAAAAACCCGCTTGTAAAGCTAAAAGGCACAAATGATCTGCTTCATTTTGTGATGTTTAGCAAGAGCGTGGCAAATGGCAGCGCTTTTGCCTTTTTATCAACAAATTTAAATAGACTTTATAAAAAACTAAGCCAAAACGCACAGCTTTTTGTGCCAGTAAGTGAGTAGAAAATGCAGATAAATTTAAACCTTAAGGAAAAGGCGTCAAGCTATAAAATTTATATAAACGAGCTTGAGAGATTAGAGCTAAAGGGCAAGGTCGGCATCGTCACAAACGCCAAAGTGGCGGGGCTTCATCTTGAAAAGCTACTTAGCGTTTTAAAGTGTGATGAGAAATTTATCATAAGCGTGCCAGACGGCGAGGAGTATAAAAATTTAACAACGATAGGGCAAATTTTAGAGCAGCTTTTTGTTAGTAAATTTGACCGCTCATCTACGCTCATAGCTCTTGGTGGTGGCGTCATCAGCGATATGACTGGCTTTGCGGCAAGCATATATGAAAGAGGGATAAGCTTCATAAATATCCCAACCACGCTTCTGGCGCAAGTCGATGCTAGTGTGGGCGGAAAAACTGGGGTAAATAACAAATTTGGTAAAAATTTAATCGGCTCATTTTATCAGCCAAAGGCAGTTTTTTGCGAGATAAATTTCTTAAAAACATTGCCAAAGAGAGAATTTGCAGCTGGTGTGGCTGAGGCTTTAAAGATGGCGATAACCTTTGATAAAGAGATGTTTGGCTGGCTAAAGAGCGTAAATTTAGACGATGAAAACTTAGCAAAACTTGTTGAAAAGTCGATAAATTTAAAGGCTAGGGTGGTCGAGCAAGATGAGAAAGAAAAGGGACTAAGAGCCATCCTAAACTACGGCCACACCTTTGCTCACGTTATCGAAAATGAGACAAACTACAAAGAATTTTTACACGGCGAAGCGGTGGCGATAGGTATGAATATGGCAAATCGCCTAAGCGTTAGACTAGGTCTCATGAGCGAGGCGCAGGCAGAGGAGATAAGGCAGGTTTTAGAGAAATTTGATCTGCCCGTAAGCTATAAAATAGAAAATGAATATGCATTTTACGAGGCGTTTTTTATGGATAAAAAGACAAAAGGTGATAAGATAAATTTCATCATCGCAGATAAAATCGGCAGTGCGTTCATCAAAAATGACGTCAAAAAAGAGGACGTTTTAGAAACTTTGAGAGAATTTAAATGAAAAAGATCCTAGTTTTTCTACTTTTTTGCTTTGCACTTTACGCTGAAGAGAACGCTACACTTGAGCAAAATGTCTCACAAAATTTACAAAATAGCGAGCTTATAAAAGAAATTTCAAACCTAGATAACTCCCTAAAAAACAACATCTGGATCACAAGATACGCTAACTACAACACCTATCAAAAGCTTCTTGATGAGCTAGAGCAAAATGAAAATGAGCTTAAAAAGCTTGATAAAGGCTCGAAAAGAGGTGGCGATCTCATAAAGAGAAGTCAAACTCTAAAAGAGCAGATAAATTTGCTAAAAGAGTATGAGAAAACGCCATTTTCAAATATGCTAGCAGCCCCAGAAATGGAGACACCACCTAGGATAAATAGCCCAGTGGCGCTGGTATCTGGCTTTTCATACATCAAAAAGATAAGAAGCGACAAGATCGAGTACCAAAGGCACATCAAAGAGCTTGACACCTTGCTTGAGAAGCTTGAAGCAAAAGAGAATTTACTAAATAGGCTAAATTTGGTAGATGACAGCGAGCAAAATAGGGCAAGTCTAAACCTTGCAAAGCAAGAGATAGGCGACTTCAAAGCGGCAAAACAGATCGCTGATACCACTTATAGCGTCTATGAAAAAAGGGCAGATGAAGCGGTAAATATGACGACATCTGACATCAAGGCTCAGTTTTTAAGCATGGGCTACACAGCCATCGTCATCCTTTTAACGATCGGACTAACATTTATCGCTAAATTTATTGTTAAAAGAACGATCACAGATAACGAGAGATTTTACACGGTCAATAAATTCTTAAACGTACTAAACATCACCGTTATCATCATAATCCTGCTCTTTTCATACATCGAAAACGTCACATATCTAGTAACCGTGCTAGGTTTTGCTTCAGCTGGTATCGCCATTGCGATGAAAGATATGTTTATGAGCATGCTTGGTTGGATGGTTATCATGTTTGGTGGCACTATCCACGTGGGCGACCGCGTCAGGGTCTATCACGACGGTAGCGAATTTGTGGGCGATGTGATAGACATTTCGCTGCTTCGCTTAACCGTCTTTGAAGACGTTAGCTACTCGACCTATAAAACAAACCGCCGTGCAGGTAGGATCATCTTTGTGCCAAATAACTACATCTTTACAGACCTCATCGCAAACTACTCACACTACGGCATGAAGACCGTTTGGGACGGCATAGATGTCGTGATAAGCTTTGATAGTAATCACAAAAAGGCCGCCTATCTAGCAAAAAATATAGTAAAAAAATATTCAAAAGGCTATACAGACATCGCAAAACGCCAGATGAACAAGCTAAGAAGCCAGTACAGCATCAAAAATCCAAACGTAGAGCCAAGAATTTATACATTTTTTGAGCCTTATGGTATCAATATCTCATGCTGGTATATGTCCAACTCATACGCCACGCTCGCTCTTAGAAGCACGATAAGCGCTGAGATCATCGAAGCATTTTTGGCTCACGATGATATAAAGATAGCTTACCCAACGCAAACTATGTTTATAGGCAAAAAAGAAACGCCAAGCGATCACGTAGCTCACGCTGAGCAAGAGGGCGAAAATATCTAATGCAAAAGATATTTTTTAAGACATTTGGCTGCCGCACAAACATCTATGACACCGAGCTTTTAAAGAGCTACATCAAAGACTACGAGATCACAAATGACGAAGAGGTCGCTGATATCGTAGTCATAAACTCATGCACCGTGACAAATTCGGCTGATAGCGGCGTTAGAAACTATATAAACGGCGTAAAAAGACGTGGCGCAAAGG
This genomic stretch from Campylobacter concisus harbors:
- the aroB gene encoding 3-dehydroquinate synthase; this encodes MQINLNLKEKASSYKIYINELERLELKGKVGIVTNAKVAGLHLEKLLSVLKCDEKFIISVPDGEEYKNLTTIGQILEQLFVSKFDRSSTLIALGGGVISDMTGFAASIYERGISFINIPTTLLAQVDASVGGKTGVNNKFGKNLIGSFYQPKAVFCEINFLKTLPKREFAAGVAEALKMAITFDKEMFGWLKSVNLDDENLAKLVEKSINLKARVVEQDEKEKGLRAILNYGHTFAHVIENETNYKEFLHGEAVAIGMNMANRLSVRLGLMSEAQAEEIRQVLEKFDLPVSYKIENEYAFYEAFFMDKKTKGDKINFIIADKIGSAFIKNDVKKEDVLETLREFK
- a CDS encoding ABC-type transport auxiliary lipoprotein family protein, with protein sequence MRNLIFLAAAFLFFGCSLKTDVPQATMYEIHYSNKECSAENKQKELKNVFIENVSALDMVDTRKILIVAENNKIRYLSDAKFVSEPSEMVYKSLVKGLYSNCAAKPIFSPNAKDLRLKVSIISLQIRGDKAEVSLAYELFNANTSLKSGMITKEIFCPDPSSSTIFDTINKATNLAIDTLISEIIY
- a CDS encoding COG3400 family protein, whose amino-acid sequence is MKKILIIADGAFARNFLDRLLGAKSNLHHYIVVSNEDLSQKANYENFTFYQFDPTSLSKLKSISDGYFSQFCIVSDNEKEAVAVYENLRQISTKTETIFMNSWELDEKCKETFASDKHLSVVDIRDIAASRLMDYLPDMPVYADNIGFSEGEIMEVKVPIGSSYMYRHISSVAQKKWRIALIYRGNEIILPKPNLMIQPSDILLIVGDPNVLQNVYRSIKRESGQFPSPFGSNIYTLIDMKSMSKERVSKLIKDSLYVHSKLNNKRLIFRVINPTLGENLETLKAIKEKNILVLMDYFNSDNKSIKDDVLKHDIGLIISDNKYFFKFQKLFYELKIPVLKTGKILLSKVKEGVILGDQSQEVENQSAVITDCCAQLDLEMRFYYFDNKHSDDEALKEHFESISTLFSKRIKIENHSLKNPLVKLKGTNDLLHFVMFSKSVANGSAFAFLSTNLNRLYKKLSQNAQLFVPVSE
- a CDS encoding mechanosensitive ion channel domain-containing protein; translated protein: MKKILVFLLFCFALYAEENATLEQNVSQNLQNSELIKEISNLDNSLKNNIWITRYANYNTYQKLLDELEQNENELKKLDKGSKRGGDLIKRSQTLKEQINLLKEYEKTPFSNMLAAPEMETPPRINSPVALVSGFSYIKKIRSDKIEYQRHIKELDTLLEKLEAKENLLNRLNLVDDSEQNRASLNLAKQEIGDFKAAKQIADTTYSVYEKRADEAVNMTTSDIKAQFLSMGYTAIVILLTIGLTFIAKFIVKRTITDNERFYTVNKFLNVLNITVIIIILLFSYIENVTYLVTVLGFASAGIAIAMKDMFMSMLGWMVIMFGGTIHVGDRVRVYHDGSEFVGDVIDISLLRLTVFEDVSYSTYKTNRRAGRIIFVPNNYIFTDLIANYSHYGMKTVWDGIDVVISFDSNHKKAAYLAKNIVKKYSKGYTDIAKRQMNKLRSQYSIKNPNVEPRIYTFFEPYGINISCWYMSNSYATLALRSTISAEIIEAFLAHDDIKIAYPTQTMFIGKKETPSDHVAHAEQEGENI